In the genome of Candidatus Obscuribacterales bacterium, one region contains:
- the dapA gene encoding 4-hydroxy-tetrahydrodipicolinate synthase — MIEFGRVLTAMVTPFQSDGSVDYAVAEALAVHLADHGSDTLVVCGTTGESPTLTWDEEFQLFQVIQRAVAGKAKVIAGTGSNSTKEAISATCQAAKLGLDGSLQVVPYYNKPPQEGLYQHFQAIAQAAPEMSMMLYNIPGRTGQNLLPETVARLAEIPNIVAIKEASGSLDQVSQVRRLTPPEFKIYSGDDSLTLPLLSVGGAGVVSVASHLVGDRLQAMIQHFEQGQIQSAIQLHLDLFPLFKALFLATNPIPVKAALTLQGWQVGTSRLPLIEPSESVIEALQATMRPLGLLSA, encoded by the coding sequence GTGATAGAGTTTGGACGAGTGTTGACGGCAATGGTAACGCCGTTTCAATCCGATGGCAGTGTAGACTATGCTGTGGCTGAGGCTTTAGCTGTCCATCTAGCCGATCACGGTTCAGATACCCTGGTCGTCTGTGGTACAACGGGTGAATCACCCACGCTGACTTGGGATGAAGAGTTTCAACTGTTCCAAGTTATTCAGCGAGCTGTGGCTGGAAAAGCCAAAGTTATTGCTGGAACTGGGTCAAACTCCACCAAGGAAGCGATCTCAGCTACCTGTCAAGCTGCTAAACTAGGGCTAGATGGCTCATTGCAGGTTGTGCCGTATTACAACAAGCCACCTCAAGAAGGCCTGTATCAACATTTCCAAGCGATCGCTCAAGCAGCTCCAGAGATGTCGATGATGCTCTACAACATTCCAGGGCGCACCGGACAAAATCTGCTGCCAGAGACTGTAGCTCGCTTAGCGGAAATCCCGAATATTGTGGCCATAAAGGAAGCCAGCGGTAGCCTTGATCAAGTCAGCCAAGTGCGACGGCTGACCCCGCCAGAGTTCAAGATTTACTCTGGAGACGATTCTCTGACACTGCCCTTACTTTCAGTAGGTGGTGCTGGCGTTGTCAGTGTGGCTAGCCATCTGGTAGGCGATCGCCTTCAGGCTATGATCCAACACTTTGAGCAAGGGCAGATTCAGTCTGCCATTCAGCTTCACCTAGATCTGTTTCCACTTTTCAAAGCGCTTTTTCTCGCCACTAATCCCATTCCGGTCAAGGCGGCACTCACGCTCCAAGGCTGGCAGGTTGGAACATCTCGCTTGCCCCTGATTGAGCCATCAGAGTCGGTGATTGAAGCACTCCAGGCAACGATGCGCCCCCTAGGGTTGCTGTCTGCCTAA